Proteins encoded in a region of the Pelmatolapia mariae isolate MD_Pm_ZW linkage group LG16_19, Pm_UMD_F_2, whole genome shotgun sequence genome:
- the ccdc177 gene encoding coiled-coil domain-containing protein 177, giving the protein MVDPSEAEEQNKCKGPQFDTPAVATEDSRLPENTDSTTTEEDGDAGFETPPTGSSEPSPCHSASPAAPEVTSQGSAHQQPQTQTDSDVSPKLHLDLYNFDLPAAEGSRYVLTSPRSLEACARCGVKPVELLPRPLSDFAREAPGRSMRVATGLFEVFERDRHAKLRQCREERERIVREEKRRILQAAVNSSNVSSVDKMSSGLTQSSKSGPVTSSSTLNAGTSSRATVSGQASKTGAALLSKAPASTLSTSPKSFHAGPTTSSKSGSTPSIPASKSGFLGSGKHPLSSSPELVKPTRPLSSGPPPVVRKSSAGKSSNTFPRPTPKPPSFPRANSTLTSSASKPAVQSSGIPLNGVTGGPFTQHNGHLGFHSKVRGKSHSLESLQRRMDPVCSSTSTTTTTTTCTSSESGASSSYSWDGAREHWARVSSPRARTLATFNSLMGRSLSLGDLSHSPQTTQKVERIVKEVKRRGLKAVSERDRKIAALMLARYQEEDIMSQTRYVAHLQWDSERRMEELRREQEEREKQRAVLQCQRVWQTQVSLRQRRLSQQERQSAAAKMRQVEESEERWRELAEQQERNRLLKLQQAAREEKHKKALQEQNLKSLEEERAAMLEQERLLLNEKLTMAELKRQEKEHQAQEERRGLNKAEKRRHIALIQEIARREREERDEARRSAEEKLSRSLENYEQIVERRGKELKEKAKREEKQIQKARKAAEKRERQQQQLLEARVKEAEKRAQQAALVAEERAKEKAQRAVQSRQEKERLQKLNRQRVEEEEKQRRLELLQSIERKLEKSEQIFKEKKAVLESARSVARASFHVRDKVREETNMRTFDKMALDAQLKASLDEK; this is encoded by the coding sequence ATGGTTGACCCCTCGGAGGCTGAGGAGCAGAATAAGTGTAAAGGCCCGCAATTCGACACACCAGCTGTGGCCACCGAAGACTCTCGACTGCCAGAAAACACAGATAGCACGACAACAGAGGAGGATGGGGATGCTGGTTTTGAGACGCCACCAACCGGCAGTTCAGAGCCAAGCCCCTGCCACTCTGCATCTCCAGCGGCTCCAGAGGTCACCTCTCAGGGCTCAGCACATCAGcaaccacagactcagactgaTAGCGATGTGTCTCCAAAGCTGCACCTGGATCTGTACAACTTTGACTTGCCGGCCGCAGAGGGCAGCCGATACGTTTTAACGAGCCCCCGCTCTTTGGAGGCGTGTGCTCGATGCGGGGTCAAGCCTGTGGAGCTGCTGCCTCGCCCGCTCTCTGACTTTGCCCGGGAGGCTCCTGGCCGCTCAATGCGTGTCGCCACAGGCTTGTTTGAAGTCTTTGAGAGGGACAGGCATGCCAAACTTAGGCAGTGCAGGGAAGAGAGGGAAAGGATTGTTAGGGAGGAAAAACGAAGGATTCTTCAGGCAGCGGTCAATAGCAGCAATGTATCTTCTGTGGATAAAATGTCCTCTGGCCTCACCCAGTCTTCTAAGTCTGGGCCAGTGACCTCCAGCTCCACCCTCAACGCTGGAACATCTTCTAGAGCCACAGTATCAGGTCAAGCCTCCAAAACAGGTGCAGCTCTTTTATCCAAAGCACCTGCCTCCACTCTTAGTACCTCCCCTAAATCTTTTCATGCGGGACCAACCACATCCTCAAAATCTGGCTCTACACCCTCTATACCAGCTTCCAAGAGTGGATTTCTTGGATCTGGAAAACATCCTCTGTCCTCATCCCCTGAATTAGTAAAGCCCACACGACCACTTTCATCTGGCCCCCCACCAGTAGTTCGGAAATCCTCTGCTGGCAAATCTTCAAACACTTTTCCTAGACCAACACCGAAACCCCCTTCCTTCCCCAGAGCCAACTCCACTTTGACTTCATCAGCGTCAAAACCTGCAGTTCAGAGCTCTGGGATACCTCTGAACGGTGTAACAGGAGGACCATTTACACAGCACAATGGACATCTTGGATTTCATTCCAAGGTACGAGGAAAAAGCCATTCACTGGAATCTTTACAGCGAAGGATGGATCCCGTCTGCTCTTCAACCTCCACTACTACGACTACGACTACATGCACCTCGTCAGAGTCGGGCGCTTCTTCTTCCTACAGTTGGGATGGTGCACGAGAACACTGGGCTAGAGTCTCCAGTCCTCGGGCTCGCACTCTGGCCACTTTCAACTCCCTAATGGGCCGCAGCCTCAGCCTCGGCGATCTGAGCCACTCTCCTCAGACGACACAGAAGGTGGAGCGCATAGTAAAGGAGGTGAAGCGCAGAGGGCTGAAAGCTGTGTCTGAGAGAGACCGCAAGATAGCAGCTTTGATGCTTGCCCGATATCAAGAGGAAGACATCATGAGCCAGACCCGCTATGTGGCTCACCTTCAGTGGGATAGTGAGCGCAGGATGGAGGAGCTGCGTCGCGAGCAGGAGGAGCGAGAGAAACAGCGTGCCGTTCTTCAGTGTCAGAGAGTGTGGCAGACACAGGTGTCGCTGCGTCAGCGAAGACTCAGCCAGCAAGAGCGACAATCAGCAGCAGCCAAAATGCGACAGGTCGAGGAGAGCGAGGAGCGATGGAGGGAGCTTGCAGAACAGCAGGAGCGTAACCGCCTGCTAAAGTTACAGCAGGCAGCGCGAGAGGAAAAGCACAAGAAGGCTCTTCAGGAGCAGAACCTGAAGAGCCTGGAGGAAGAGAGGGCTGCCATGCTGGAGCAAGAGAGGCTGCTGCTGAATGAGAAGCTCACCATGGCTGAGCTGAAGAGGCAAGAGAAAGAGCACCAAGCCCAGGAGGAGAGGCGAGGTCTGAACAAAGCAGAGAAGAGACGTCACATAGCCCTGATACAGGAAATCGCccgtagagagagagaggagagggatGAGGCCAGGAGGTCAGCAGAGGAAAAGCTCAGCCGTTCCCTTGAAAACTACGAACAGATAGTTGAACGTCGAGGGAAGGAGCTGAAAGAGAAGGCCAAGCGCGAGGAGAAGCAGATCCAGAAAGCACGCAAGGCAGCAGAGAAGCGCGAGaggcaacagcagcagctgctggaggCTCGCGTAAAGGAAGCAGAGAAACGAGCCCAGCAGGCAGCTTTGGTGGCCGAGGAGAGAGCCAAAGAGAAAGCGCAGCGGGCAGTCCAGAGCCGACAGGAGAAGGAGAGACTCCAGAAGCTCAACAGGCAGCgcgtggaggaggaggagaagcagAGGCGTCTGGAGCTGCTGCAGTCCATCGAGAGGAAGCTGGAGAAGAGTGAGCAGATCTTCAAGGAGAAGAAGGCAGTGTTAGAGAGCGCCAGATCTGTGGCTAGAGCCTCTTTTCACGTGCGAGACAAAGTGCGGGAGGAGACCAACATGCGTACCTTTGATAAAATGGCCCTGGATGCTCAGCTCAAAGCCAGTCTCGATGAGAAATAA